One Thamnophis elegans isolate rThaEle1 chromosome 2, rThaEle1.pri, whole genome shotgun sequence genomic window, TCCCTTTGTTCTCTTTCGTTCtatagtctatatgccagctatcgtcctggattgatttcaccattcttaaccctcttattttattaaacatctgggctcttttttttttttttttttggtgcattcagtccattcaagtttattgagataattgttatttcttgatccatctttaactggggttggtttttttttacttctagtttgtatctgacttttccctctcgcgcgttccttctctgctctctctctttcttgcctctgttcttctctcctgtttctttcgttatcttctgatgtttcttcctcttgacctctaTTTTCtaattcctctttgcttccttgttctatttccctcttgcagtattcttcatagaatttctgtgcttcttctatattctctatcatatctttttccttgcgaAGATACCaggagccaagatggcgcagtggttaaatgcagcactgcaggctacttcagctgactgcagttctgcagttcggctgttcaaatctcaccggctcagggttgactcagccttccatccttccgaggtgggtaaaatgaggacctggattgttgttgggggcaatatgctgactctgtaaaccgcttggagagggctgaaagccctatgaagcggtatataagtctaactattgctattgctataccagaACCcctctggtaccaaccatctgtacattattctgtttttatttaactggtttgttaaaaattggtactgcCTACGTTGTTGCCGAATTCTCCGTGGAATCTGCATAGCATCATGGTGGTGGGCGCGCCCGCGCACCCTCCGCTTGTGCTCCCCCCCgtttttggcacgcgatgggaaaaagtttagccatcacttcTGTCGGTGAACATTTAGGTGTCTACTAAGGGATGATGTATGACGGAAGTTGATTCCACACTCGATGCACTTATAAGGCTTTTCCCCCGAGTGAACAAACCGATGCACATAAAGTCCTTGCTGTTGagtaaaacatttcccacactcCCAACAtgtatatggcttctcccctgtgtggattctctgaTGGACACGGAGTGCTCCCTTACGAgcaaaacatttcccacattccGGGCACTTTTCCTTTTTCAGACCGTTGTGTGTTATCTTATGACTCCAAAGAGATGAATTGTGATTGAAACGCATCCCACACTCTGAGCATTGATAAGGCTTTATCCCTGTGTGTATATGCTCGTGGATCCGGAGTTCGGACTTGCGGGAAAAATCCTTGCCACATTTCCCACACTTGTgaggtttctctcccgtgtgaacGATCTCGTGCTTTTTAAGGTATACTTTGTGAGCAAAATATTTCCCACAGGCCAGGCATTTGTGAGGTTTTTCTGCAGTGTGAGTGACCTGATGGATCAAAAGGTGGGCTTTCTCGTAAAAAGATTTACTGCATTCCGAGCATGTAAAGGGCTTCTCTTCTGCCGTCTCTATACCTTTCTTAAGGGACGTCGCTCCTATGTGCTTTCTGCGATTGTGTTTTCTAAGATTTGACAAATAAGCAAAGGCTGCCCCGCACTCTAAACATTTGTGATCTTTCCCTCCTTTGTGAACTTGCCCGTGACGTTTGAGGCCTCCTCTGGTATGAAAAAACCTCCCACACTCGATGCACTGAAAGGACTTTTCCCGCAAGTGTATCTGAAAGTCTGAATGGCACGTAAAGCCCTTCCTGCACTCCCCACACCAGTGAGGTTTCTCATTCGTGTGAAATTTCTCATGGTTCCGGAGATATTCTTTGAGAGTAAAAGATTTCCCACATTCCTGACACTGATGAGGTTTTTGTCCGGTATGAATTTGCTGATGCTTCAAAAGATTTGCTTTTCTACCAAAGTATTTGCCGCAGTCGGGGCATTTATGGGGGGTTACTCCGGTGTGCATGATGCAGTGGTTTCTTAAGGACGACGAATAAGCAAAGGCTGCCCCACAGTCTAAACATTTGTaatctttttctcctttgtgaattTTCACGTGACGTTTGAGGCCTCCTTTTGTAAGAAAGAACCTCCCACACTCGATGCACTGAAAGGACTTTTCCTGGGAATGAATCATCTGGTGTTGCAACAGGCTTCCCTTTGCAACGAAGGATTTCCCACACTCTGTGCACTTGTACAGTTTCACCCCTGTGTGGGCATCCTGGTGCGCACGAAGATAGGAGTTGGAGGCaaagcttttcccacactccTCACATGTATGGCGTTTCTTTCCTGGGTGCCGTTTCTGGTGTCTGCAAAGTGATGAAAAATACGTAAATTGTTTCTCACATTCGGAGCATTGATAGGGTCTGTTGCCAGTGTGAATTCTCCAATGTCGTATCAGGAAGGCCTGGGTGGAAAAACATTTCCCGCATTCTGGGCACTCTTCATTTTTCTCCCTTCGGTTTCTTTTCTTGCGACTCCGAAGAGTTGATCGCTCGGCATTTTCCCCCCCGCACGGATTATAAGACTTGGTTTCTTTGTGAACTTCCTCGTGGAGCCAAAGTTGTGACTTCTGAGCGAAGGCCTTCTCGCATTGGCCGCACTTGTAacgtttctctcct contains:
- the LOC116504536 gene encoding gastrula zinc finger protein XlCGF58.1-like; amino-acid sequence: METMQERKCVNRRNQERLFECSHCGKSFAYRSLLFIHQKLHTGNGSHLCFLCGKSFPGVWSFAKHLRSHPGLKPYKCGECGDRFAKGSDLGAHQRIHQGKRPQECLKWWKRMGFSQRSELLQHQQIHTGEKRYKCGQCEKAFAQKSQLWLHEEVHKETKSYNPCGGENAERSTLRSRKKRNRREKNEECPECGKCFSTQAFLIRHWRIHTGNRPYQCSECEKQFTYFSSLCRHQKRHPGKKRHTCEECGKSFASNSYLRAHQDAHTGVKLYKCTECGKSFVAKGSLLQHQMIHSQEKSFQCIECGRFFLTKGGLKRHVKIHKGEKDYKCLDCGAAFAYSSSLRNHCIMHTGVTPHKCPDCGKYFGRKANLLKHQQIHTGQKPHQCQECGKSFTLKEYLRNHEKFHTNEKPHWCGECRKGFTCHSDFQIHLREKSFQCIECGRFFHTRGGLKRHGQVHKGGKDHKCLECGAAFAYLSNLRKHNRRKHIGATSLKKGIETAEEKPFTCSECSKSFYEKAHLLIHQVTHTAEKPHKCLACGKYFAHKVYLKKHEIVHTGEKPHKCGKCGKDFSRKSELRIHEHIHTGIKPYQCSECGMRFNHNSSLWSHKITHNGLKKEKCPECGKCFARKGALRVHQRIHTGEKPYTCWECGKCFTQQQGLYVHRFVHSGEKPYKCIECGINFRHTSSLSRHLNVHRQK